One Castanea sativa cultivar Marrone di Chiusa Pesio chromosome 4, ASM4071231v1 DNA window includes the following coding sequences:
- the LOC142633154 gene encoding uncharacterized protein LOC142633154: protein MTLLEVIIKASANTESLASESEYPIVLNPDDVLLRPKLEDPNPTLLVNPVIGWQISRTDSEVIEMGKKFCTKLKRKLKNPIGFDKDEFLLILNQFLEKIRDKVGVSIGIDSSESGYTRAWIERLGSLMGKDVAGLVLDGCVDFEIWDLVEVLIVNGVIDHSCYSNLVNRLVVKKRSDLICLCIKHASDLGASELLAILKYFLCPAKDAYGSMVDVRKEWEKQALSAIEKASERSVMGKKVRLAKEASILLMIAHDGFSASELCLHYLLASSNIDAVTLSSSIGNLNGKEMMNLIRYLGKWLKKYEQFPQAIPCPEASHKLGLKACSWVPKLEDVINCAGLVLDEKFSSLILHPEFHEELRSMGEVVSCLASEARLCCLMADVADRLKVEV, encoded by the coding sequence ATGACTTTGCTTGAAGTGATAATAAAGGCCTCGGCCAATACTGAATCACTTGCTTCCGAGTCAGAATACCCTATTGTTCTCAACCCAGATGATGTTTTGCTGAGGCCTAAACTTGAAGACCCAAATCCCACATTGCTTGTTAACCCTGTTATCGGTTGGCAAATATCGCGAACTGATTCTGAAGTCATTGAAATGGGAAAAAAGTTCTGTACTAAACTAAAGCGGAAGCTCAAGAACCCGATAGGTTTTGATAAAGATGAGTTTTTACTGATTTTGAATCAGTTTCTTGAGAAAATTAGGGACAAAGTTGGTGTTTCCATTGGGATTGATTCGTCTGAAAGTGGGTATACTCGGGCCTGGATTGAACGGCTAGGGTCTTTGATGGGTAAAGATGTTGCTGGTTTGGTTTTGGATGGGTGTGtggattttgaaatttgggATTTGGTTGAGGTTCTGATTGTTAATGGGGTTATTGATCATTCTTGTTATTCGAATTTGGTCAATAGACTTGTGGTGAAGAAGAGGTCAGACTTGATATGTCTTTGTATTAAGCATGCATCGGATCTTGGGGCATCTGAATTACTTGCCATTTTGAAGTATTTTCTTTGTCCGGCGAAAGATGCTTATGGCAGTATGGTGGATGTGAGGAAAGAATGGGAGAAGCAGGCTTTGTCAGCAATTGAGAAAGCAAGTGAAAGGAGTGTCATGGGGAAGAAAGTGCGTTTGGCAAAGGAGGCTTCAATTTTGCTTATGATTGCACATGATGGGTTCTCTGCATCAGAGCTTTGTTTGCACTATTTGCTGGCATCCTCAAATATTGATGCAGTGACATTATCTTCATCAATTGGAAATTTGAATGGTAAAGAGATGATGAATTTGATTCGGTATTTGGGGAAGTGGTTGAAGAAGTACGAGCAATTTCCTCAAGCAATTCCATGTCCTGAAGCATCACATAAGTTAGGTTTGAAGGCCTGCAGTTGGGTTCCTAAGCTTGAAGATGTCATCAACTGTGCTGGATTGGTGCTGGatgaaaaattttcttcattgatTTTGCATCCAGAATTCCATGAAGAGCTGAGATCCATGGGGGAAGTGGTTAGTTGTTTAGCATCGGAAGCTAGACTATGTTGTTTAATGGCTGATGTAGCTGATAGATTGAAAGTTGAAGTTTGA